The following coding sequences lie in one Ictalurus furcatus strain D&B chromosome 7, Billie_1.0, whole genome shotgun sequence genomic window:
- the LOC128610059 gene encoding cytochrome P450 26B1, whose protein sequence is MLFGSLDLVSALATLAACLASVALLIAVSQQLWQLRWTATRDKNCKLPMPKGSMGFPIIGETCHWLVQGAGFHASRRQKYGNVFKTHLLGRPVIRVTGAENVRKVLMGEHTLVSVDWPQSTSTLLGPNSLANSIGDIHRKKRKIFAKVFSHEALENYLPKIQQVIQETLRVWSSNPRPINVYRESQHMSFQMAVRVLLGFRISEEEMHFLFHTFQEFVDNVFSLPIDLPFSGYRKGIRARDTLQKVIEKAIREKPLCTQGKDYSDALDVLLESAKENGTELSMQELKESTIELIFAAFATTASASTSLIMQLLRHPAVLEKMREELRNCGLLHDGCLCQGELQLDTICNLKYLDCVIKEVLRLYAPVSGGYRTAMQTFELDGVQIPKGWSVMYSIRDTHDTSAVFKDVATFDPDRFSAERSEDREGRFHYLPFGGGVRSCLGKQLATLFLKLLAVELAGGSRFELATRTFPRLISVPVVHPTDGLRVKFFGLDSNQNQIMSKTDEMLGATV, encoded by the exons ATGCTCTTCGGGAGTTTGGACCTGGTGTCTGCGCTGGCCACGCTGGCCGCGTGCTTGGCCTCAGTGGCGCTCCTGATCGCTGTGTCTCAGCAGCTGTGGCAGCTCCGCTGGACCGCCACGCGGGACAAGAACTGCAAGTTGCCCATGCCAAAGGGCTCCATGGGCTTCCCTATCATCGGCGAGACGTGCCACTGGCTGGTCCAG GGTGCGGGGTTCCATGCTTCGAGGAGGCAGAAGTACGGTAACGTGTTTAAAACTCACTTGCTTGGCCGTCCAGTGATCCGGGTGACGGGAGCAGAAAATGTGCGGAAGGTACTCATGGGGGAACACACTCTGGTGAGCGTGGACTGGCCTCAGAGCACCAGCACCCTTCTAGGACCCAACAGCCTTGCCAATTCCATCGGAGACATCCACCGCAAGAAGAGGAAG ATCTTTGCTAAAGTCTTCAGCCATGAAGCGCTAGAAAACTACTTGCCTAAGATCCAGCAAGTTATCCAGGAGACGCTACGTGTGTGGAGCTCCAACCCAAGGCCCATCAATGTGTACCGTGAGTCTCAGCACATGTCCTTTCAGATGGCTGTCCGTGTGCTCCTTGGTTTCCGCATTTCAGAAGAAGAGATGCACTTCCTTTTCCACACCTTCCAGGAGTTTGTGGACAATGTTTTTTCATTGCCCATTGACTTGCCCTTCAGTGGCTACAGAAAG GGCATTCGTGCAAGGGACACCCTTCAGAAGGTCATAGAGAAAGCCATCAGGGAGAAGCCACTGTGTACACAGGGGAAGGACTATTCTGATGCCCTGGATGTGCTTCTGGAGAGTGCCAAAGAGAATGGGACAGAGCTCAGCATGCAGGAGCTTAAG GAGTCCACCATTGAGTTGATCTTTGCTGCCTTTGCCACCACGGCCAGTGCCAGCACCTCTCTGATCATGCAGTTACTGCGGCACCCAGCTGTGTTGGAGAAGATGCGTGAGGAACTGCGCAACTGTGGCCTTCTGCATGATGGTTGCTTGTGCCAGGGTGAACTGCAGCTTGACACCATCTGCAACCTCAAGTACTTGGACTGTGTCATCAAGGAGGTTTTGCGTCTCTATGCACCAGTGTCAGGGGGCTACCGCACTGCCATGCAGACCTTCGAACTTGAC GGTGTGCAGATTCCTAAGGGTTGGAGTGTTATGTACAGCATCCGAGATACTCATGACACATCGGCCGTTTTTAAGGATGTGGCGACATTTGATCCTGATCGCTTCAGTGCAGAACGCAGTGAGGATCGTGAGGGCCGCTTTCATTACCTGCCCTTCGGTGGTGGTGTGCGCTCATGCTTGGGGAAACAGCTGGCCACGCTCTTCCTTAAGTTGCTGGCTGTGGAGCTGGCCGGGGGGAGCCGCTTTGAGCTGGCCACGCGGACGTTCCCACGTCTGATCTCCGTCCCTGTGGTCCACCCTACTGATGGCCTCCGAGTCAAGTTCTTTGGCCTGGACTCCAACCAGAACCAGATAATGTCCAAGACAGATGAGATGCTGGGTGCCACTGTGTGA